One Armatimonadia bacterium genomic window carries:
- a CDS encoding beta-agarase has protein sequence MNAQAPAPASEIVVYEAATMSPECVIALCQAAVVLQDGLLRVETKGGTGRPGVLIKGAWDLTGCNRVTLELVLLDEKGELPLSVRLDNPDADPDKLQGTSVQRIRISGHDARTYDVALQTWLPTARDINSKLRGLRRGPFPTPTGAAPDLDASKVVGLAIYIDKPKLDWRWGIKRIVAHPGPLPEVAPWMRLSAEEFFPILDEYGQFKHRDWPGKTHSDDDLERATEAERVDLAAHPGPEDWNQYGGWAKGPKREATGRFRVEKVDGKWWMVDPEGCLWWSHGPVRVNPSTSVTPLDGREFYFTNLPAPDSPLALFYTTHDELLWPYYVARGIKRTYDFSSANAFRKYGPAWRARYSDLAHQRLRSWGMNTIANSSDRSICLQDRTPYCDRIDLKAPDIEGARLGWWKFKDPFHPEFRLTLRRQLLERREELADPWCFGLFVDNEVSWGEETSLAEWTLQSPATQPAKVEFVRRLREKHGSIAALNRAWQASYSGWDALLETQQKPPAGARDDCAEFSAVLAEAYFRNVHDEFKSVAPDLLYLGCRFAGSTKTAVQIAAKYCDVLSYNLYRHSLDAFRLPEGVDKPVMVGEFHFGALDRGPFDPSLIEVADQNARVRAYVTYITSALRHPNLVGAHWHQFGEEPTGGRFDGENMQNGLVDVCDVPYPETVAGIREVGYQLYEIRSRP, from the coding sequence ATGAACGCGCAAGCCCCAGCGCCAGCCAGTGAGATTGTGGTCTATGAGGCGGCGACCATGTCGCCTGAGTGCGTGATCGCCCTGTGCCAGGCGGCCGTTGTCCTTCAGGACGGCCTTCTGCGCGTCGAAACGAAGGGCGGCACGGGTCGTCCCGGCGTGCTGATCAAGGGTGCGTGGGACCTCACCGGATGCAACCGTGTGACCCTTGAGCTGGTCCTTCTCGACGAGAAGGGCGAACTGCCGCTCTCGGTGCGGCTTGACAACCCGGACGCCGATCCTGACAAGCTGCAGGGCACCTCCGTGCAGCGCATCAGAATCTCCGGCCATGATGCGAGGACCTACGACGTGGCCCTTCAGACGTGGCTGCCCACAGCGCGGGATATCAACAGCAAGCTCCGTGGTCTGAGACGCGGCCCCTTCCCCACGCCCACAGGTGCGGCCCCCGATCTGGACGCGTCGAAGGTCGTTGGCCTGGCCATATACATCGACAAACCAAAGCTCGACTGGCGTTGGGGCATCAAGCGGATCGTCGCGCACCCGGGGCCGTTGCCCGAGGTAGCACCGTGGATGCGCCTGTCGGCGGAGGAGTTCTTCCCGATCCTCGACGAGTACGGGCAGTTCAAACACAGGGACTGGCCCGGCAAGACGCACTCGGACGACGACCTGGAGAGGGCGACCGAGGCGGAGCGCGTCGACCTGGCTGCGCATCCGGGGCCGGAGGACTGGAACCAGTACGGCGGCTGGGCTAAAGGGCCGAAGCGAGAGGCGACCGGCCGGTTCCGCGTCGAGAAGGTTGACGGCAAGTGGTGGATGGTCGACCCGGAGGGCTGCCTGTGGTGGTCGCATGGCCCGGTGCGCGTCAATCCGTCGACGTCGGTCACCCCGCTGGACGGGCGCGAGTTCTACTTCACCAACCTGCCCGCGCCCGACTCGCCGCTTGCCCTGTTCTACACCACTCACGACGAGCTGCTGTGGCCGTACTACGTGGCACGCGGCATCAAGCGCACCTACGACTTCTCCTCGGCGAACGCCTTCCGCAAGTATGGCCCGGCCTGGCGGGCGCGCTACTCCGACCTTGCCCATCAGCGGCTCCGGAGCTGGGGCATGAACACCATCGCGAACAGCTCCGACAGGAGCATCTGCCTGCAAGACCGCACTCCCTACTGCGACCGTATCGACCTGAAGGCGCCGGACATCGAGGGCGCACGGCTGGGCTGGTGGAAGTTCAAGGACCCCTTCCACCCGGAGTTCCGCCTCACCCTCCGGCGGCAGCTTCTGGAGCGCAGGGAAGAGCTGGCGGACCCCTGGTGCTTCGGCCTCTTCGTGGACAACGAGGTCAGTTGGGGGGAGGAGACCTCGCTGGCGGAGTGGACGCTGCAATCCCCGGCCACCCAGCCTGCGAAGGTGGAGTTCGTCCGTCGCCTCCGCGAGAAACACGGGAGCATCGCGGCGCTGAACCGAGCCTGGCAAGCGAGCTACAGCGGTTGGGACGCCCTACTCGAGACGCAGCAGAAGCCGCCGGCGGGCGCAAGGGACGACTGTGCCGAGTTCTCGGCCGTCCTGGCTGAGGCCTACTTCAGGAACGTCCACGACGAGTTCAAGTCCGTCGCGCCGGACCTGCTGTACCTGGGCTGCCGCTTCGCCGGTTCGACCAAGACCGCCGTCCAGATCGCCGCGAAGTACTGCGACGTGCTCAGCTACAACCTCTACCGGCACAGCCTGGACGCGTTCCGACTCCCCGAGGGCGTGGACAAGCCGGTGATGGTCGGGGAGTTCCACTTCGGCGCCCTCGACCGTGGCCCCTTCGACCCGAGCCTCATCGAAGTCGCAGACCAGAACGCACGCGTCAGGGCTTACGTAACCTACATCACCTCGGCGCTGCGCCATCCGAACCTCGTCGGAGCTCACTGGCATCAGTTCGGTGAGGAGCCCACGGGCGGGCGCTTCGACGGGGAGAACATGCAGAACGGCCTAGTGGACGTGTGCGACGTGCCCTACCCCGAAACCGTCGCAGGCATCCGCGAGGTCGGCTACCAGCTCTACGAGATTCGCAGCCGGCCGTGA
- a CDS encoding Gfo/Idh/MocA family oxidoreductase: MSAIRLGAWGLGRIGSVHARHFAAQTAMYEVVGACDVEQPKVDGFVADYGCAGYTRAEDLLADPNVELVIIATRSLTHVADASQALAAGKFVLLEKPIAMSLCEIEQLRQADRNYPGKLFFLHNHRFEPAMQQILGIVRSGLLGDLLEVKLCRHHAFARRADWQAYLRYGGGQLNNWGSHIIDHALQFIGGPVKDVWGNLKGVNTIADAETHVKVVLTGENGIVVDLEISNNVALPGAFCTVYGSRGSLVCEDEKHLRLRYLDPGFEFSEATASVDSPPLNGGHWSDMDLPWRDETQTVQPDTNMWVYVEIETARHLYRTLREGVPFPIANADALEVSRIIQVIKCQNPEFKWDF, translated from the coding sequence ATGTCAGCAATCAGGTTGGGAGCCTGGGGGCTCGGGCGCATCGGATCGGTTCATGCGAGGCACTTTGCTGCTCAGACCGCTATGTACGAGGTCGTGGGCGCCTGCGACGTCGAACAGCCGAAGGTCGACGGCTTCGTGGCGGACTATGGTTGCGCCGGATATACCAGGGCCGAAGACCTGCTGGCCGACCCCAACGTCGAGTTGGTGATCATCGCCACACGTTCACTGACGCATGTGGCTGATGCCTCGCAGGCCCTCGCCGCCGGCAAGTTCGTATTGCTCGAGAAGCCCATTGCCATGTCCCTTTGTGAGATCGAGCAGCTGCGGCAGGCCGACCGGAACTACCCCGGCAAGCTCTTCTTCCTGCACAATCACCGCTTCGAGCCGGCCATGCAGCAGATCCTCGGGATCGTCAGGAGCGGCCTCCTCGGCGACCTCCTGGAGGTCAAGCTATGTCGCCATCATGCCTTCGCTCGCCGGGCCGACTGGCAGGCCTACCTCCGCTACGGCGGCGGCCAGTTGAACAACTGGGGCTCCCACATCATCGACCATGCCCTGCAGTTCATCGGTGGCCCGGTGAAGGACGTTTGGGGCAACCTGAAGGGCGTCAACACCATCGCCGATGCGGAGACCCACGTGAAGGTCGTCCTGACTGGCGAGAACGGCATCGTCGTCGATCTGGAGATCAGCAACAACGTGGCCTTGCCAGGCGCCTTCTGCACTGTCTACGGGAGCCGCGGGAGCCTGGTCTGCGAGGACGAAAAGCACCTCCGCCTGCGCTACCTCGACCCGGGTTTCGAGTTCAGCGAGGCGACTGCCAGCGTGGACTCCCCGCCCCTCAACGGAGGGCACTGGAGCGACATGGACCTGCCGTGGCGCGACGAGACGCAGACGGTCCAGCCCGACACCAACATGTGGGTCTACGTCGAGATTGAGACCGCCCGGCATCTCTACCGGACTCTGCGCGAAGGCGTGCCCTTCCCCATCGCGAATGCCGACGCCCTGGAGGTCAGCCGGATCATCCAGGTGATCAAGTGCCAGAACCCCGAGTTCAAGTGGGATTTCTAG
- a CDS encoding type I 3-dehydroquinate dehydratase: MRPSFLRLQSPYLAAIIEGATPEATIGSILKCEHDGADAFAVSLAGWERDRLTLEELSRVFHCTGRPMMPLCYRSGNLAADRIDDDARAELLQLTVEAGAAACDLMGDMYDPAPRERTRDKQAIEKQKRLIDRLHAKGAEVVMSSHAPSEFLTCEEILEHLSDFVSRGADIPKIVVRADSEDEVIEAFRTTVLLKRELKVPFVHLCSGRYGRLQRYVAPSLGAALTFGMESSVQGPQPLVSSARGVLSELNWHVHYPEGE; the protein is encoded by the coding sequence ATGCGACCATCCTTTTTGCGGCTCCAATCACCCTATCTCGCAGCCATCATCGAGGGAGCTACACCGGAAGCGACCATCGGCAGCATACTGAAGTGCGAACACGACGGCGCCGACGCCTTCGCGGTGAGCCTGGCAGGTTGGGAGCGCGACAGGCTCACGCTCGAGGAACTCTCGAGGGTGTTCCACTGCACGGGACGGCCGATGATGCCGCTGTGCTACCGCTCCGGCAACCTCGCCGCCGATAGGATCGACGACGACGCCCGTGCGGAGCTGCTGCAGCTGACCGTCGAGGCGGGCGCTGCTGCCTGCGACCTCATGGGCGATATGTACGATCCGGCCCCCCGTGAGCGCACGCGCGACAAGCAGGCGATCGAGAAGCAGAAGCGCCTGATCGACCGCCTTCACGCGAAGGGCGCCGAGGTGGTCATGTCCTCGCACGCCCCGAGCGAGTTCCTGACCTGCGAGGAGATCCTCGAGCATCTGAGTGACTTCGTGTCGCGTGGCGCGGATATCCCCAAGATCGTTGTGCGCGCGGACAGCGAGGACGAAGTGATCGAGGCGTTCCGGACAACTGTCCTGCTCAAGCGGGAGCTCAAGGTACCTTTCGTGCACCTGTGCAGCGGAAGGTACGGCCGCTTGCAGCGTTACGTGGCCCCATCTCTTGGCGCGGCGCTGACCTTCGGGATGGAGAGCTCGGTGCAGGGACCGCAGCCACTCGTAAGCTCAGCCCGGGGCGTGCTGAGTGAGCTGAACTGGCACGTGCACTATCCAGAGGGCGAATGA
- a CDS encoding SDR family oxidoreductase, with translation MRFEGVRVVVTGSSRNTGLGIARRFSAEGARVVVNGTDATKVAAAVSTVPGSVGAVADLSTKTGVEALFEVVDRELGGVEVLVNNAAHQGLGPTFVEVEDDLLEAVVATNVLGYYRCAQAAARRMIGQGIAGAIVNLGSNTADRPVRARTAYCASKGAIDAMTRAIAVDLAPHGIRVNTVAPGYILTERWDSLDPEVAAGRREFIPLGEPATSDDVAVAVLFLASAEAGNITGARLLVDGGVSVQFAPPGLKV, from the coding sequence ATGCGCTTCGAAGGCGTCCGCGTCGTCGTTACCGGCTCCTCACGCAATACTGGTCTGGGCATCGCCCGGCGGTTCTCAGCCGAAGGTGCACGGGTGGTGGTCAACGGCACCGATGCGACCAAGGTCGCCGCGGCAGTCTCCACCGTGCCCGGGTCGGTGGGCGCCGTCGCCGACCTGAGCACGAAGACCGGCGTCGAGGCGTTGTTTGAGGTGGTTGATCGCGAGTTGGGCGGGGTCGAGGTCCTCGTCAATAACGCCGCGCACCAGGGTCTAGGGCCGACCTTCGTCGAGGTCGAGGATGATCTGTTGGAGGCCGTCGTGGCGACCAACGTACTGGGCTACTACCGCTGTGCCCAGGCTGCCGCGCGGCGCATGATCGGGCAGGGCATCGCCGGCGCCATCGTCAACCTCGGCTCGAACACCGCCGACCGGCCGGTGCGGGCACGCACAGCCTACTGCGCGTCCAAGGGCGCGATTGACGCCATGACGCGGGCCATCGCCGTGGACCTGGCGCCCCACGGGATCCGCGTCAACACCGTGGCGCCGGGCTACATCCTGACCGAGCGCTGGGACTCCCTTGACCCTGAGGTGGCTGCGGGGCGCCGCGAGTTCATCCCGCTCGGTGAGCCGGCGACCAGCGACGACGTCGCCGTGGCCGTCCTGTTCCTGGCCAGCGCTGAGGCGGGCAACATCACCGGTGCGCGCCTGCTGGTGGATGGCGGTGTTTCGGTGCAGTTCGCACCGCCGGGACTGAAGGTCTAG